A segment of the Flavobacteriales bacterium genome:
CGAGAATAAATATTACCAGCGTTTCATCCATAAAAATGGAGCAACATTTATCCTTACAGTTGAAGGTGACAATTTTGAAACCATTAGCAAAAGGCATGATATATGGGTTTCTGAACTAAAAAGATATAATGAAGTTACGATTTCGCCAGTTTATGGACAAAATGAGTTTGTGTATGTAAGACCTAAAAAACGGAAAGCACATACTAAATATTATTATGTAAAAGAAAACGATACAATTTATAATATCGCTCAAAAATTTGGAGTGTGGATTAAAAGAATCCGAAAAATGAACGACATTGAACCTGGTGAAGGCGTAACTCCTGGTATGAGAATTAGACTTAGATAAAATGAGCTATATAGGAAAAAATATCAAATGGTTTAGAAAGCAAAAACAAATTAGTCAAACAGAGTTTGCTAATATCTTTGCGATCACACGAGCAAGTGTAGGCTCTTATGAAGAAGAAAGATCGGAACCAAAAATTGAGCTTTTACAAAAAATTGCTTCCTACTTCAATGTAAGCCTAGATGATTTAATTTCCATAGATTTAGCCTTCAAAAATCCTGACCAACAACAGCTTTCTCAAATGACTATTGATCATATTTTTGAAGTAAAGGAAAGCAATAGCCAACAGAATAATACCCAACTGCAAAGCCCACCAAAAACAGAAGAAATTTCTGAAAAAACACCGATTATTTCTTTTGAAAGAAAAGAAATAGAACCGACTTCTGATCCTTTGTTGAAGTCTATTCTATTCTCTGAAAACGGCATGAATTTTACTGAAATTGAAGTGCGTCCTTTTTCCTTTTTAGAAATGGTAGATGCCTGCTGTAAGCTTCAACCCAATATGGAACGACCTGAAGATTTCAGTATTCGAGATGGTAGTTATCTTTGGCTCCAAAAAATACCCTTAAATAAAGAGGCAAAAGGCTTATTAGTTATCGAAAAAAACAATGAATTTAGTGTACTAAAAGGAGTATCTATCAGCACGGAAGAAGCCAAAGTATGGAGAATACTTTTTGTTCAAGACTCTATCAATAATTTTATATAATATGTTTGATCAACTCATTGAAGATTTACACAAACTTGCCGTAGGAGAACTTAAAGAAAAGTGGTTTTTTCAGTCTTGGGAGAAAAAAGTAGAGGAAGTTGCCCATCTCAAGAAAAATGAAATTTTGGTAAGCATTTTTGAAAAAGAAAACTACACTGAAATTCAAAAACTACGCATTCTTGATACACTTGATGTCCTTTTTTCAGGATACCAATACCGAGTAGCTTTTAGCCCTAGTGATGAATGTCAAGAACTCATACTCCAATCAATAAAAAAAGCAAAACAACAGATTGATATTTGCGTATTTACCATATCCGACAACGATATTAGTAAAGAGATTATCCGAGCCAAAAAAAGAGGCGTTCACATAAGAATCTTAACGGATAATGACAAACAATTTGACAAAGGTTCTGATATTTATGATCTGGAAAAAGCAGGAATTACTGTTCGTTTTGATAGAACTGACAACCACATGCATCATAAATTTGCCATTTTTGATCATAAAGAACTTCTCACAGGAAGCTATAACTGGACTCGATCGGCAAAATTGTACAATAACGAAAATATCATTATTGTAAAACACCCCAAAATGATTGATGATTTCCAAGAAGAATTCAATCAGTTGTGGCAAAAGTATAAGGTCTGAGATTCATTTGCTAACTTTGCCTTGCAAAAACCACCAAAAAAATTATGGTACGATTTCCACTTTTGCTAAACTTTTTAGGAACACAAGAACTTATTTTAGTGATCTTGGTGATTCTATTTATGTTTGGACCTAAGAAAATTCCTGAACTCGCTCGCTCTCTTGGAAAAGGATTGAGAAAAATTAATGATGCAAAAAATAGCATTACTGATGAAATCAAAAAAGGAATGAATGAAGTGCAAGGCGAAGGTGACGGAATTGTTAAGGATATTAATGAGGTAAAAAACGATATGCAAGACATCAAAAAGAAGATTGAGCAAGAAGTAAAAAACACCATTCCAAGAAAATAATCTATTTTGATACAATTATTACTCATTATTTTATCCCTCGCCATGCTCATTTTTGCGGGTGATATTCTTGTAAAAGGAGCTGTTTCAATTTCATTGAAACTTAAAATCCCAATGATGATTGTGGGTTTAACGGTTATTTCTTTTGCCACTTCAGCCCCCGAATTATTTGTAAGCCTACAAGCCGCTTGGGCAGGCGATAGCGATATTTCTATCGGAAACGTTATTGGGTCTAATATTGCCAATATTTCTATTGTCTTAGGGCCTACAGCTTTAATATTTCCCATCATTGTAAAACAAAGAGTTTACCGTTTTGATTGGTTAATAATGGCACTTTTTTCTGTTGTTTTTGGGGTTTTTATGTACACCGATAACAATATATCTCGCATAGAAGGAGGAATACTCTTCGCGGGACTCCTTGCCTATGTCATTTCTATGGTTGTGTCGGTAAAGAAAAACCCAATGGAAGAAGATGACGAAGGAACTATCTATCCTATGTGGAGAAGTGTAAGTTATTTAATTATAGGAATTGTGGGTTTAAAATACGGTTCAGAACTTCTAATTGACCAAGTAAAACTATTTGCTGCTGATGTCGGGATTTCAAAAAGAGTGATTTCTTTAACCGTCGTGGCATTTGGAACATCCATTCCAGAATTAACGGCCTCCTTAGTAGCTGCATATCAAGGAAGAAAAGACCTATCGGTGGGAAATCTTATTGGTTCTAATATTTTTAATATTGGTTCTGTTATAGGACTCACTTCTTTAGTAACTCCTATCGCTATTACTTCTCAATCGCAACTTTTTGATTGGGCTTGGATGATGGGTATTGCCATTCTACTTCTTCTTACTATTGTGTTGAATAAACAAAATAAAATAGGAAGAGTTTCGGGTGGTTTACTCACTTTAGTTTACATTCTCTATACAGTTTCTTTGTTTCTATAACACTTAATTTATGGAAAGTTTGAACTATATTTGGGAATTGAATTTTATTTAAATCAAACAAAAATAGAAAATCGTGAAAAAAGCGCTTAAAATAATCCTTCCTCTACTCCTTGGAGTTTTTCTGATCTGGTGGTCTGTAAAAGATATGTCGAAGGCTGATAAAGAATCGGTTATTAGCTCCATTAAGAATGCTGATTATTTTTGGCTAGGACTCTCTGTTTTTATAGGGATCCTTAGTCATATTTCGAGAGCCTGGAGATGGAAATATTCTTTAGAGGCAATTGGGGCAAATTTCACCTTGAAAAATGCCACATTTTCAGTCTTTATCTCCTATCTCGTAAACCTAGCAATACCAAGAGCGGGAGAAGTTTCTAGAGTTGCCGTATTTTCTAAAGCAGAAAACAATCCTTTTGATAAAACCTTAGGGACAGTAGTTGCCGAACGTGTAGTAGATATGGTTCTACTTTTAGTAACCCTTGGAATTGTCTTTTTGGTACAATTTGATATTATTATCCAAACCATTCAACCCAAAGAAGAAAGTTCTGAGAGTTCACCCGTTCTTCTTGGCGTAATTGCTGTTGTAGGGCTTATTGTCGCTATTGTTGGTTGGAGAATTATTTCTAAAGCAAAAGAGGGTATTTTACTCAAAATAAAAGAGTTTTTATTGGGTATTTGGGAAGGCTTACTTTCTATTTGGAAAATGGAAAATAAAGGCTATTTCTTATTGCATACTTTTATCATTTGGGGATTATATATCGCGATGTTTTGGGTATCTATTTACGCCATTCCTGAGACTTCAAATATCGGGTTTGGTGCCATTATTACTGCATTTGCAGCTGGAGGAATTGCCATGGTAGTTTCCACAGGAGGCTTGGGAGCATACCCAATAGCTATTGCAACGGTATTACTAAACTATGGCGTTCCAGAAACGGCGGGAACGGCTTTAGGATGGGCAATGTGGGGTGCACAAACACTTATGTTTTTGGTTCTAGGAGGACTTTCCTTTTTCCTGATTACAGTAATGAACAGAGAAAAAATCCTTGATGAAGAACATGAAGGATAAAATCTACACACTAGAAGAACTGATTATCAGAAGGCAATCTTGGAAAAAACAAAATAAAAAAGTGGTTTTCACCAATGGTTGCTTTGATCTCATTCATCGTGGACATTTACAATATTTGGCTCAAGCCAAAGAACTGGGAGACAAACTTATTGTAGCCATAAATTCTGATATTTCTGTAAAAATCCTTAAAGGAGAAAACAGACCGATTAAACCCGAAATAGATCGATTACTCACTATGGCGGCATTTTCTTTTGTAGATGCCGTTGTTCTTTTTGAAGAAGAAACTCCTACAAAATTAATTGACGCGCTCATTCCAGACATTTTAGTAAAAGGAGGCGACTACGAAATAGAAAAAATCGTTGGTTACAAAACCGTTACCCAACACGGAGGGCAAGTACTTACTTTAGATTTTGTAGCTGGGAGTTCTACTTCCAATTTTGTAGAAAAACTGAAAAACTAAGTTTACGTTTCGTTCTAATGATACCCCACAAAAGACCAATCTCCACCAAGTTCTTCACACACATAATTATCATAATTCATTAAGGCAAGAAGATTCATTTTTTCTGGGTAGAAATTCACATGAAGATCAAAAGTGTATTTAAAATATCTTTGCTTCGGTGTGGTTAAAATCAATTTTCCCTTGCAAATTCTTTTGAGTTCTTCAATAGCCTTAGAACTATCAATAATGTGTTCTATAACATGATTGCACATCACGATATCAAATTCATTATCTTCAAATGGAAGTCTGGTAATTTCACCCTGAACAAAATTAATTTCTTCATCTTCCATTTCCTTAATAATATCACAACCTGTTAGATTTCGGTAACCTTCTTTTTTTAATAAAGAAAGAATATATCCATTACCACAACCAACGTCCAAAATCTTTTTGTCTTTATCATTTTCTAGATGATCAAAAAGAAAATCAATAGATTTATTGTTTAAATCACTTGGTCTCTTTCCTGTACCCAAGGATTCATAAATCTTATAATAATCCGTATATTCTTCATCAGTGATATTTTCTAGATTATTCTTAAACTCCATTAGTCGGTTTACATTTTTCCCCTTAAACCATAGGTAAAACATGGGATACATAAAGTATTTATTATCCCTCAAAGCTATTGGAAGTAAATTATCGATAAAATACCTCATAACATTAGTCGTCTCTCTTGTCATTCTATTGATTATATTGGCACAATGGTTTATACTAAGTATTCATGTAAAATCGTTCCTCAACCCTTGAAAACATAACAAAAGCTATATTTTTTTTCAGAGATTAATTCCTATTCAACACCATATTAATTTATACAAATACAATACTTTAAAATCTATTTGTATTTCACAAAAATAATATTTTCATGATATCTCACAAAAAATACCAATATATTTTTTTAAAAACTAACACAAATGAAAAGGAAGTCTTGAGCCACCTAGCATAAGCCTCTTAAAAAAAATAATATAGTAAAAATTTCAAGCCTTGATTTCCCTAATTTCTCCTTAAAATTCTTCAGAAAAGAACCCTAAGTCTTTGATGTTTTAGTAAAATCTTCATTATTACTATTAATCCCTTATCTTTGAGTATTCAAAATTTACAAATCGAACGTTTAAAATTATGCCTCAAGATAGCATTCAACAAGCTCAAGTAGCCCTAACAGAAGTTCCTACTCCTGTAGAACAGGAAATTTCAATTATAGAATTAATTCAAAATGGCGGAATTGGCGGACAAATCATCATGCTCATTCTATTTATTCTTTCTGTAATTACAGTTTATATTTATATTGAGCGTTTTCTGGCAATTAGAAAAGAACAAAAAAGAGATGAAAACTTTATTCTCACTTTTAAAGATTTTGTAGAAGATCAAAAAATAGATGCAGCAAAAGAGCTCTGTAATAGAAATGAATCTTTAGTTTCAGAAGTATTTTCAGAAGGTATCAAACACCTAGACAAAGACCGAGAAGTTTTAGAAAACAGACTAGAAAAAATAGCCAATCAGAAAGTGCAAAAAATGGAATCAAAACTTCCTACACTCGCTACCATTGCGGGAGCAGCGCCTATGTTGGGATTTTTGGGAACTGTTATTGGAATGATTGTCGTTTTCCATAAAATGGCATCTGCTGGTGGTCAAATAAAAATTGATATGCTTTCTAATGGAATTTACACAGCCATGACCACTACTGTTGCAGGTCTTATTGTGGGAATTATCGCCTATATTGCCTATAATAATTTAGCCGCAAAGATGAATAAAGTAGCTTACACGCTAGAAACAGCTTGTGATGATTTTTCTGATATTCCAAAGAAATAAAAACTATGGGAGTACGATCTAACCAAAAAATTAGTCCAAGTTTTTCAATGAGTTCCATGACGGACTTGGTTTTTTTATTACTTATATTCTTTATACTCACCTCCACTTTGGTAAGTATAAATGCATTGGAGATAGAATTACCTTCAGCAACATCCAATAAGGTAGAAAATCAAATAACAGCTGTGAGCATTCACCCTGATGGAAGTTTTTCTATTAATGATACAAAAGTGGATGAAGAATCCCTTGAAAACGAAATATTAAAAGCACTTGAAGCAAATAATAGTAAAAGAAATTTAGTCATAAGATCTGATAAAACAGCACTTGTGGATCATTTAGTAAAAGTAATGGACATTGCCAATAGAAACCAGATCAAAATGGTGATTGCTACAGAATATCAAGAAAAGCAATAAGAATGAAAACCAAGAAAAATAAATATATCGCTTGGATTTTTACCGTTCTTGTTCATTCATTGGTCTTGATGACATTTTGGTGGTTTACTTTTGAAAAAGAAGTTCATGAAGAACAATTTGGCGGAATTGCTGTAGAATTTGTGGGAACACCCGAGAAATCTAAACACCACGCAAAACCCGATGAAATTGCAGATGACCTCTCTAATAAATCTCAAAAAGTCACCCAGCCACAAGAAACAAGCCCTGATAAACAAAAAATATTAAGTGCAGAAGAAACCATTGCACTTGAGAAAAAGAAGAAAGAAGAAAAGCGGAAAAAAGAACAAGAGAAGAACAACAAACTCTTTGACGATATCGAGTTTACCAATGACACCCAAAAAAGTGTTTCTCCAGATAAGGTAAATGTATTATCTGGTGCTGTAGGACATAATGGTGATCAAGAAAAATCTGCCAATTTTGCAAAAACTGGAAAAGGAAATAATAGCGGTTTTTTTGTAGGAAACAGAAAGCCTATTTCCAACTCTAGACCACCTTACAAATGTCAAGGAAATGCCGTAATTGTTGTAGAAATAGTGGTAAGTCCGAATGGTAAAACTGTTTTTGCAAGAGCGGGAATAGAAGGCTCAAAATACCATTCAGATTGCTTTAGAAAAGAAGCTTATAATGCTGCCATGAACACCCAGTGGACCGCTAATCCTAAAGCAAAAGGAAACGAAAGAGGTTTTATTGTCTATCACTTCAATACCATCTAAATTTTTCATGAATTATCAAGCTTGTTGCGATTGGATGTTCAATCGTTTTTCTAGTTTTCAGCAAGAAGGAAAAACAGCCTTTAAACCCGGTTTAGAGAAAATTAGATCTTTATTAGCACCCATTCTTCCAGAAATAGAAAAAATTCCCATTATACATCTTGCAGGAACCAATGGAAAAGGCTCAACTTCTTCCATGATTGCAAGTGCACTAGCGTACTCTGGGTATCAAACAGGTCTTTTCACAAGTCCGCATTTCTTATCCTTTACAGAACGTATCCAAATTAATGGAAACTATATACCAGAAAAAGAAATAACAGACTTAATAAACATAAACAAGGAGTTTTTAGAAAAACATGAAGCCAGCTTTTTTGAAATTACTTTGTGGCTAGCCATGCATTATTTTGTCAAGCAAAAGATTGAAGTTTTAGTTTTAGAAACGGGTTTAGGTGGAAGACTTGATGCTACTAATTTTCATTCAAAATCTTTGTTGAGTATTATTACCAATATTGGACTAGATCACACAGATATTCTAGGAAATACACTTGAAAAAATTGCCATCGAAAAAGCGGGAATTATCAAGAAAAATGGCAAAATCTTAAAAGGAGAAAAGCAATTAGGTGAGGTTGATCAAAAAATACGTGAAATTGCCTCTCAACAAAATTCAGATCTTCGTTGGGCATCGGATTTTGTGACTCAAGAAACAGAATTTTATAGTGGAGAGGAAGATTTCCAGAAACGCAATACACAAACTGCTTTTGCTGCTTTAAAATGGATTCAAGAGGATTTAACAATGCTCACTAACCAAAGTATCACGAAGGGACTTCAAGAATCTCAAAATATATTTTTTCTTCCTGGAAGGTGGCAAAAACTGGAAACAAAACCCATTTCTATTTTTGATATGGGGCACAATGAAAATGGCGTTAAAGCAGCCTTAAAAAAACTCTCCAACGAGAAATACGAACAACTTCATCTTGTTTGGGGAAATGTATCAGATAAAGATTCGGGAATTATTTTTAGCCTTCTTCCCAAAGAAGCGCATTACTATTTAACAGAAATCAGTACTAATAGAAGCGAGTCATTAAAAAATCTTGAAAAATTTGCTTTAGCAGAAAAATTACGCTTTTCTAGCTACACAAACCCTAGAAAAGCTTATATCAACGCCTTAGAAAACGCACAAGAGAACGATGTGGTTCTCGTTTTAGGAAGTGCCTATTTAATTGCTGAAATTTTTTCTAAAAATTTCTCAAAAAGCCTTGCTGAAATCAAAAAGCTTACTATATTTGCATCCAGCTTAAAGAAAGCGGGTGATTAGCTCAGTTGGTTTAGAGCGTCTGGTTTACACCCAGAAGGTCGGGGGTTCGAATCCCTCATCACCCACCAAACCGAAAATATTTTCGGGCGATTAGCTCAGTTGGTTTAGAGCGTCTGGTTTACACCCAGAAGGTCGGGGGTTCGAATCCCTCATCGCCCACCAAAGCGAAAAAGAGTTTGTCTTATTTAAAAGACAAACTCTTTTTTTTTGTTTTACCCATATTCTGGGCAAAAAAAAGCTGCTCGATTTTCACCGAACAGCTTTTATTTTTAGAATAATCTACAAGATTATTTCTTTACAAATCTTCTAACAAAGTTTCCTTTCTCAGACTCACCTATCAAGAAATAGTTTCCTGATGCCAATTCTGATACTTCGATACTTCCTTTTGAAGTTAGGATGTTTTCCATGATCGTTCTTCCTTGAGCATCTACAATTCTAAGATTGGTAACTTCAAGTTCACTATTAATGTTTAATACATCGTTCACTGGGTTTGGATAGATTGCGATCTCGTTTTCATCAAGTTCATCTAAACCGATACCAGAAACTTTATAAGTTGCCGTTTCTGTACAACCTTCAGCTGTAGTTGCAGTAACGGTATAATCTCCATTTACTGTAGGACTAAAGCTAGAAGTAGTATTTACCACAGCATTGTTAAATTTCCACTCATAAGAAGTAAACCCTGAAGATGCTGTTAATACACCACCAGCATAAGCAATAGATAGATTAGGAACTGTTGCTACTGTTACTACTAGAGTATCTTTGGTTTCACAACCTGCAGCACTTGTAGCTACTACAATATACTCTGTTGTAATAAGCGGCCCTACACTTACTCCATTTCCACCTGTAAACCCTGTAGACTGCCAAGAATAACTATTTGCATTTCCTGTTGCGAATAGTTGTACAGAACCTCCAGGACAAATAGTCGTGTCGTTTCCTGCATTCACCATTGGCAATGCTTCTACGGTTACCGTATGTGTAATGGTATCATTTCCTAAATCTTTATCATCTGCAGCACTCATAATAGCTTCTAGAGTGTAAGTACCTGCAGCAAGATTCAACGTATCTAAATTAAGTAATACTGTGTCACCTTTAGGCACCATTGTATTCAATGAATAAGTCATTGAAGAACCTCCAGAGATATTTAGTTTAATATCATAAGCATGAAGTGCTGTATCTCCTACGTTCGTTACGTTAGCAGAAACATAAATTGGGTTTCCTTCACAAAGTAAAGTATCTGTATTTGCAAAGTTCAATAGACCTCCATCTACTTCTGGTTCACGAATTTCTACATTATCAATAAAGAAATCTCTATCTCCTCCTGCTACAGTTGATTCTGCATAGAATGCAATTTTTACATTACCAGTATATGCTGTTAGATCAACAGTATAACTTGAACCAGTTGTTGTAGGTGCATTTAATGTATCAAAAGTATAAATTGCATTTGCTGATGACCATGTAGCTCCGTTATCTGGAGAAATAAGAATCACAACGCGATCATCTGGTCCCATTTGACCACCAGTTGGAGCGTTAGTACTATTGTATTGTGTAACACCTGCATCAAACTTTAATACTTTAGCGTGATTCGCTTCTAGATTAACCGAAGGACTTACTAACCATTCATCAGTACCTGTTGACCAAATATTTACTCTTGCAGCTCCAGTAGATCCACTATTCAAATATCCGTCATTTCTCCATCCTGTGAAACTTGAAGTTACTGGAGCTAAAGTTGAATTTGTAGTTAATGCTCCACTATATTTATCCCAACAATCTGGTAGGAATGTTGAAAAATCTTCATCTAACACACTCATTGGCGCACAAGATAAAGTATAAGTAAATGGATCATCCAAAGCACTGGTATCTGTAGCACTACATAATGATCTTACATATACGTCAACTGTATCACCATCCATAAATCCAGTAATCGTTAATGGATTTGATGTAGTAGTTATTGTCGTTCCTGTTCCTGGAGTAAACCCTACATTTCCATATTCAACAATCCATGATGTGGCTGCAGTTACATTTGTCCAAGAAACTTCAAAACTAGTATCTGAAACAGTTGAAGCAGTATAGCTTACTGGCCCCACACATGATGGAGCATCTTCTACTGTTAGATAATCAATATACACATACGAGTAAG
Coding sequences within it:
- a CDS encoding biopolymer transporter ExbD, producing MGVRSNQKISPSFSMSSMTDLVFLLLIFFILTSTLVSINALEIELPSATSNKVENQITAVSIHPDGSFSINDTKVDEESLENEILKALEANNSKRNLVIRSDKTALVDHLVKVMDIANRNQIKMVIATEYQEKQ
- a CDS encoding MotA/TolQ/ExbB proton channel family protein, giving the protein MPQDSIQQAQVALTEVPTPVEQEISIIELIQNGGIGGQIIMLILFILSVITVYIYIERFLAIRKEQKRDENFILTFKDFVEDQKIDAAKELCNRNESLVSEVFSEGIKHLDKDREVLENRLEKIANQKVQKMESKLPTLATIAGAAPMLGFLGTVIGMIVVFHKMASAGGQIKIDMLSNGIYTAMTTTVAGLIVGIIAYIAYNNLAAKMNKVAYTLETACDDFSDIPKK
- a CDS encoding phospholipase D-like domain-containing protein is translated as MFDQLIEDLHKLAVGELKEKWFFQSWEKKVEEVAHLKKNEILVSIFEKENYTEIQKLRILDTLDVLFSGYQYRVAFSPSDECQELILQSIKKAKQQIDICVFTISDNDISKEIIRAKKRGVHIRILTDNDKQFDKGSDIYDLEKAGITVRFDRTDNHMHHKFAIFDHKELLTGSYNWTRSAKLYNNENIIIVKHPKMIDDFQEEFNQLWQKYKV
- a CDS encoding Mur ligase family protein, whose product is MNYQACCDWMFNRFSSFQQEGKTAFKPGLEKIRSLLAPILPEIEKIPIIHLAGTNGKGSTSSMIASALAYSGYQTGLFTSPHFLSFTERIQINGNYIPEKEITDLININKEFLEKHEASFFEITLWLAMHYFVKQKIEVLVLETGLGGRLDATNFHSKSLLSIITNIGLDHTDILGNTLEKIAIEKAGIIKKNGKILKGEKQLGEVDQKIREIASQQNSDLRWASDFVTQETEFYSGEEDFQKRNTQTAFAALKWIQEDLTMLTNQSITKGLQESQNIFFLPGRWQKLETKPISIFDMGHNENGVKAALKKLSNEKYEQLHLVWGNVSDKDSGIIFSLLPKEAHYYLTEISTNRSESLKNLEKFALAEKLRFSSYTNPRKAYINALENAQENDVVLVLGSAYLIAEIFSKNFSKSLAEIKKLTIFASSLKKAGD
- a CDS encoding class I SAM-dependent methyltransferase, producing MRYFIDNLLPIALRDNKYFMYPMFYLWFKGKNVNRLMEFKNNLENITDEEYTDYYKIYESLGTGKRPSDLNNKSIDFLFDHLENDKDKKILDVGCGNGYILSLLKKEGYRNLTGCDIIKEMEDEEINFVQGEITRLPFEDNEFDIVMCNHVIEHIIDSSKAIEELKRICKGKLILTTPKQRYFKYTFDLHVNFYPEKMNLLALMNYDNYVCEELGGDWSFVGYH
- a CDS encoding helix-turn-helix domain-containing protein, which codes for MSYIGKNIKWFRKQKQISQTEFANIFAITRASVGSYEEERSEPKIELLQKIASYFNVSLDDLISIDLAFKNPDQQQLSQMTIDHIFEVKESNSQQNNTQLQSPPKTEEISEKTPIISFERKEIEPTSDPLLKSILFSENGMNFTEIEVRPFSFLEMVDACCKLQPNMERPEDFSIRDGSYLWLQKIPLNKEAKGLLVIEKNNEFSVLKGVSISTEEAKVWRILFVQDSINNFI
- a CDS encoding twin-arginine translocase TatA/TatE family subunit, which codes for MVRFPLLLNFLGTQELILVILVILFMFGPKKIPELARSLGKGLRKINDAKNSITDEIKKGMNEVQGEGDGIVKDINEVKNDMQDIKKKIEQEVKNTIPRK
- a CDS encoding calcium/sodium antiporter; amino-acid sequence: MIQLLLIILSLAMLIFAGDILVKGAVSISLKLKIPMMIVGLTVISFATSAPELFVSLQAAWAGDSDISIGNVIGSNIANISIVLGPTALIFPIIVKQRVYRFDWLIMALFSVVFGVFMYTDNNISRIEGGILFAGLLAYVISMVVSVKKNPMEEDDEGTIYPMWRSVSYLIIGIVGLKYGSELLIDQVKLFAADVGISKRVISLTVVAFGTSIPELTASLVAAYQGRKDLSVGNLIGSNIFNIGSVIGLTSLVTPIAITSQSQLFDWAWMMGIAILLLLTIVLNKQNKIGRVSGGLLTLVYILYTVSLFL
- the rfaE2 gene encoding D-glycero-beta-D-manno-heptose 1-phosphate adenylyltransferase, producing MKNMKDKIYTLEELIIRRQSWKKQNKKVVFTNGCFDLIHRGHLQYLAQAKELGDKLIVAINSDISVKILKGENRPIKPEIDRLLTMAAFSFVDAVVLFEEETPTKLIDALIPDILVKGGDYEIEKIVGYKTVTQHGGQVLTLDFVAGSSTSNFVEKLKN
- a CDS encoding flippase-like domain-containing protein — encoded protein: MKKALKIILPLLLGVFLIWWSVKDMSKADKESVISSIKNADYFWLGLSVFIGILSHISRAWRWKYSLEAIGANFTLKNATFSVFISYLVNLAIPRAGEVSRVAVFSKAENNPFDKTLGTVVAERVVDMVLLLVTLGIVFLVQFDIIIQTIQPKEESSESSPVLLGVIAVVGLIVAIVGWRIISKAKEGILLKIKEFLLGIWEGLLSIWKMENKGYFLLHTFIIWGLYIAMFWVSIYAIPETSNIGFGAIITAFAAGGIAMVVSTGGLGAYPIAIATVLLNYGVPETAGTALGWAMWGAQTLMFLVLGGLSFFLITVMNREKILDEEHEG